A genomic stretch from Clostridia bacterium includes:
- a CDS encoding GNAT family N-acetyltransferase: MELVRRLREEEIKEFADIVINAYPGWGFSTSEERQKLEEKLIKTQREDDSINFYGFFKESELLGGMRLNDFKMRLGTQKVDAGGLGLVAVHLMHKKEKVAKEIVTYFLRHYRERRTPIAMLYPFSPEFYKKMGFGFGTKMNQYSIKPKNLPSGGSKSHIRHFQEGDKQLLLDCYARIAEKTNGMIDRSEAELNNILIVSQNKIAVYKRDGKVEGYIVFMFKKASQDNGLKNDIFIKEFLYENTEALMELLTFLNTQEDQINRVIFNTLDENFHHLLLDPRDSSDNLMTSVYHESNLQGVGLMYRVTDTRVLFDVLKGHNFNNQNCKLRINIRDNFIKENNGSIIIHFIYGRAVISEGSEYEAAVDLDISDFSSLIVGAVGFKALLKYGIAHISESKYADTVDRIFDMHEKPICLTMF, from the coding sequence GTGGAGCTTGTAAGAAGGCTAAGAGAAGAGGAGATAAAAGAATTTGCAGATATAGTAATCAATGCATATCCTGGATGGGGTTTCAGCACATCGGAGGAAAGGCAGAAGCTGGAGGAAAAGCTTATAAAAACCCAGCGAGAGGATGACAGCATAAATTTCTATGGGTTTTTCAAAGAAAGCGAGCTATTAGGCGGAATGAGGCTCAATGATTTTAAGATGAGGTTAGGCACCCAGAAGGTGGATGCTGGTGGATTAGGTCTGGTAGCAGTTCACCTGATGCATAAAAAGGAGAAGGTTGCAAAGGAAATAGTAACATATTTCCTGAGACACTATAGAGAACGAAGAACTCCTATCGCTATGCTTTATCCTTTCAGCCCCGAATTTTATAAGAAGATGGGCTTCGGTTTTGGAACAAAGATGAACCAGTACAGCATAAAACCTAAGAATCTGCCTAGTGGTGGATCAAAAAGTCATATCAGGCACTTTCAAGAGGGAGACAAGCAGCTGCTCCTGGACTGCTATGCAAGGATAGCCGAGAAGACCAACGGAATGATTGACAGGTCAGAAGCCGAGCTCAACAATATTTTGATAGTATCTCAGAACAAGATTGCAGTATACAAAAGGGACGGCAAGGTAGAGGGTTATATTGTTTTCATGTTCAAGAAGGCCAGCCAGGATAATGGATTGAAAAATGACATATTTATTAAGGAATTCCTCTATGAGAACACAGAAGCTTTGATGGAGCTTTTGACCTTCCTCAACACTCAGGAGGATCAGATAAATAGGGTTATATTCAATACCTTGGATGAGAACTTTCATCATCTTCTCTTGGATCCCAGAGACAGCTCCGATAATCTCATGACCTCGGTATATCATGAGAGCAACCTGCAGGGGGTTGGGCTGATGTACAGGGTTACAGACACAAGAGTATTGTTTGATGTCCTTAAGGGGCATAACTTCAACAACCAGAATTGCAAGCTCAGAATAAACATTAGGGATAACTTCATAAAAGAGAATAACGGTAGTATTATAATACACTTCATATATGGAAGGGCAGTAATTTCAGAGGGCAGTGAATATGAAGCGGCAGTTGATTTGGACATTTCTGATTTTTCTTCACTCATAGTAGGAGCAGTAGGTTTCAAAGCCCTTCTTAAGTATGGCATTGCCCATATTTCAGAATCTAAATATGCGGATACAGTTGACAGAATATTTGATATGCACGAAAAGCCAATTTGTCTTACAATGTTCTAG
- a CDS encoding winged helix-turn-helix domain-containing protein encodes MPLDIESNIDTANVSVSFSRTIELVCALKYMASKQSLELVDQDTEILYNSLTQKSRETVGIVAHMRLKGLEMQEFVLREKMFDDVELLIKRIKGYDKVNFIYTFIGEELSIENIQTLCGDTEALRKLLSGTENKISNDLEVLKYLFHETEKFRNSMLELLHELNNKHFDSLIRNQSTYYSSLTDQVEEKMEGKSPLDFSQEFYGKKFKRIYDFKDYLFIPSYFLRPNKIRFFNFNTQIIIFSMDNDNLKRLEAGDRISNVLKVVSDRTRLEILRELTSGPDYGKTLAEKLRLTTSTISHHLDQLKEVGLVTEERIKNIKYFNVNKKEVEKVLKEFKEYLTGK; translated from the coding sequence ATGCCTTTAGATATTGAAAGCAATATTGATACGGCTAACGTAAGCGTTTCATTTTCAAGAACGATAGAGCTTGTTTGCGCCTTGAAGTATATGGCTTCAAAGCAAAGCTTGGAGCTTGTGGATCAGGACACAGAAATTCTTTATAACTCACTTACCCAAAAGAGCAGAGAGACAGTGGGGATTGTTGCCCACATGAGGCTCAAGGGACTTGAGATGCAAGAATTTGTACTTAGAGAGAAAATGTTCGATGATGTGGAACTGCTTATTAAAAGAATTAAAGGATATGATAAGGTAAATTTCATATATACTTTTATAGGTGAAGAACTATCCATTGAAAATATACAGACATTATGCGGAGACACCGAAGCATTGCGTAAGCTTTTAAGTGGGACGGAAAACAAAATAAGCAACGACCTAGAGGTGCTGAAATACTTGTTTCATGAAACGGAGAAGTTTAGGAATTCTATGTTGGAGCTTCTCCATGAGCTTAACAATAAGCATTTTGACAGCTTGATCAGGAATCAATCTACTTACTACAGCAGTCTGACAGACCAAGTAGAGGAGAAAATGGAGGGCAAGAGTCCGCTGGACTTCTCTCAGGAGTTTTATGGGAAAAAGTTCAAGAGAATATATGACTTTAAGGATTATTTATTTATTCCTTCATACTTTTTAAGGCCAAACAAAATAAGATTCTTCAATTTCAATACTCAGATTATAATATTCAGCATGGATAATGATAATCTAAAAAGGCTTGAGGCAGGAGACAGAATATCAAATGTGTTGAAGGTCGTCTCAGACAGGACACGCCTTGAGATACTGAGAGAGCTGACCTCCGGGCCAGACTATGGCAAGACGCTGGCAGAAAAGCTGAGGCTTACTACATCTACTATTTCCCACCATCTGGACCAGCTTAAGGAAGTGGGGCTTGTGACGGAGGAAAGGATAAAGAATATCAAATATTTCAATGTCAATAAGAAGGAAGTCGAAAAAGTACTGAAGGAATTCAAGGAATACCTGACAGGCAAGTAA
- a CDS encoding AI-2E family transporter, translating into MKFTVDRTLVKYSIYIVVLATILYVIYRLVSKLELILSTIMSTLSGFLAILAPFIIALVVAYLLHPIVCWIECNIMNSKRFSKLKNESYGKNQQLKRTISVLLTYLLVIGILVILLYSTYAMIGGQISRQVDFNAIIDSISSYSERYNQIYDQLKVQLENSGLSDNLKQQFINTAENANEILGSAVSKSFGQLKRLGSNVVNIVLGLIIAFYILKDLEYFKQLYRDITKAFMKERKNQKLRSLLTDINLIISKFIRGQLLDALIVGILSSIGLSIINLDFAVLIGMTAGIANIIPYFGPVIGSVPAIIVGLLSGSPIKALLAVVVLVVVQQIDGALIAPKVVGNSVGLHPVFVMLSIFIGGAYFGLWGMLIAVPTAAIIKMFLLRWMEERKSVGQ; encoded by the coding sequence ATGAAGTTTACAGTTGATAGAACTCTTGTGAAATACAGCATTTATATCGTTGTGCTTGCTACTATTCTGTATGTGATTTATAGATTAGTTTCCAAGCTTGAGCTTATACTAAGCACTATTATGAGCACTTTGTCAGGGTTTCTTGCAATCCTGGCACCCTTTATAATTGCACTTGTAGTCGCATACTTGCTTCATCCTATAGTTTGCTGGATAGAATGCAATATAATGAACAGCAAAAGATTTTCAAAATTAAAAAACGAAAGCTATGGTAAAAACCAACAGCTCAAACGAACTATAAGCGTCTTGCTTACATATCTGCTGGTTATTGGAATACTTGTTATACTGCTGTACAGCACTTATGCCATGATAGGCGGACAAATCAGCAGACAGGTTGATTTTAATGCTATTATTGATTCGATTTCCAGCTATTCGGAACGATATAACCAGATATACGATCAATTGAAGGTTCAGCTTGAAAACAGCGGCTTGTCGGACAATCTGAAACAGCAATTTATCAATACCGCGGAAAATGCCAACGAAATACTGGGCTCTGCTGTATCCAAATCCTTCGGACAGCTCAAGAGGTTGGGAAGTAATGTAGTGAATATAGTGCTGGGACTCATTATAGCATTTTATATTCTAAAGGATTTGGAATACTTCAAACAGCTGTATAGAGATATCACGAAGGCATTTATGAAAGAACGGAAAAATCAAAAGCTGCGAAGTCTGCTGACTGATATAAACTTGATTATATCCAAATTCATCAGAGGTCAGCTCCTGGATGCCTTAATCGTTGGTATCCTAAGCTCCATAGGGCTGTCTATCATAAACCTGGACTTTGCAGTACTAATAGGCATGACGGCGGGTATAGCAAATATCATCCCTTACTTTGGACCTGTAATAGGCTCAGTGCCAGCAATAATTGTGGGACTCCTGAGCGGAAGCCCTATAAAGGCACTGCTTGCAGTTGTTGTACTTGTTGTTGTGCAGCAGATTGACGGTGCTCTGATTGCACCTAAAGTTGTGGGGAATAGTGTGGGACTGCATCCGGTTTTTGTGATGCTTTCCATATTTATTGGCGGTGCATACTTTGGGTTGTGGGGAATGCTCATAGCAGTTCCGACAGCGGCAATAATAAAGATGTTCTTGCTCCGGTGGATGGAGGAAAGAAAAAGCGTAGGCCAATAG
- a CDS encoding methyl-accepting chemotaxis protein — protein sequence MYQNEAIGQNALYVNDTLVRIFKFVLVALAAAAIIKAAGYIALPWLHFIGIAGIGGFACMIPIACRHFRMGGNILKYVNIYCAAVLCILGYIYLHMDMIMLLVIPIGFACLYFDVKLISHSAALSIFGLAIGEALRVWANWGITPGAQLGYLRLAMYILQFGIAALLLTAISKRALKMLSNTHSFYENINSIFSNTSASTQSLETAEEILLQGVSSLSGNNDKNDELLLAGEEDNLPSSTKVRAIISNINKSMENAKEIMKYTQTMLKSKGKDLKAGDEVLKIEEYTRNSKELISKLAKHTDKIKDDLGLISIMVDESKLLSINAAAEAENASSGGRGSAIVAMKVEKLADESVESASHIQELLSTVVNDAENTLKSVAETYEEVFKSLELINRTVETLIKWLMYKNMK from the coding sequence ATGTATCAAAATGAAGCTATAGGCCAGAATGCTCTCTATGTAAATGACACACTGGTCAGGATATTCAAGTTTGTACTGGTAGCCCTTGCGGCAGCAGCCATTATCAAGGCCGCAGGTTATATAGCGCTGCCATGGCTGCATTTTATTGGGATAGCCGGTATCGGTGGCTTCGCATGTATGATTCCTATTGCATGCAGACATTTCAGGATGGGTGGAAATATACTTAAGTATGTTAACATCTACTGCGCTGCAGTGCTTTGTATCTTAGGATATATCTACCTGCACATGGACATGATAATGCTGCTTGTGATACCTATTGGTTTTGCCTGTCTATATTTTGATGTAAAACTTATCAGTCACTCGGCGGCACTGTCGATATTCGGACTTGCAATTGGGGAGGCATTAAGGGTTTGGGCAAACTGGGGTATTACTCCAGGTGCACAATTGGGCTATCTTAGGCTGGCAATGTACATCCTTCAGTTTGGTATTGCGGCATTGCTGCTGACAGCCATCTCGAAAAGAGCGCTCAAAATGCTTTCCAATACCCATAGCTTCTATGAAAACATCAACAGTATATTCTCAAATACAAGTGCGTCCACACAGAGCCTGGAAACGGCTGAAGAAATACTCTTGCAGGGAGTAAGCTCCTTGAGCGGCAATAATGATAAAAATGATGAATTGCTGCTGGCAGGAGAAGAGGATAACTTGCCTTCCAGCACAAAGGTAAGGGCGATAATATCCAATATAAATAAATCCATGGAGAATGCCAAGGAAATAATGAAGTATACCCAGACAATGCTCAAGAGCAAGGGCAAGGATTTAAAGGCAGGGGATGAAGTTTTAAAGATTGAGGAATATACCAGGAACTCCAAGGAGTTGATCTCAAAGCTTGCTAAACACACAGATAAGATAAAGGATGATCTTGGTCTTATATCAATAATGGTGGATGAAAGCAAGCTGCTTTCAATAAATGCCGCAGCAGAAGCAGAGAATGCCAGTTCAGGAGGCAGGGGCTCCGCAATAGTTGCCATGAAGGTGGAGAAGCTGGCTGACGAGTCGGTGGAATCGGCTTCTCATATACAGGAGCTTCTAAGCACCGTGGTGAATGATGCAGAGAATACTCTAAAATCAGTAGCGGAAACCTATGAAGAGGTTTTCAAGAGCTTGGAGCTTATAAATAGAACTGTAGAGACCCTGATAAAATGGCTGATGTACAAAAATATGAAATAA